TACCGAAACCGTCAAAGACAAATGTTCCTTTTATTGGTATATGGCTTTCCCATACTATGCCGCTTTCTCGAATCAAAAGACTTTCGCCACATTCTAAGGGAGTAGGACAGCAAGCTTTCGGATTACTGGTTAATACTTTCAAAGACATTGATTTTCATCTCCTTTCAACGGCAATTGTTCCAGCATACATACTTCCATGGAAACGGATCCTGTTCTTGATTCAGGATTCACTTTTACAAACACATTTTTGATGTGATCTGCTGCCAATACTTTAGATCTGTCAAAATGAATTGTATCTGTGATTGGACTTTTCTCGTAACGCTCAATAATAATGGTTGCAGAGACACCATCATCTACTGAAAATTGCATTATTGCCTCTACAGGAAATCCTGAATGCCACAATAAATATTTTTGATTTCTTCTTATGTTATTGGCATCTATAAATAAAGACTGACATATAAGTGGGTGCGGACAGCAATTATCTTTTTGACATTGTTTTTCAATACTCTGTGTACAGGTTTCTAAGAGTACATCACCCCTTGCATCAGGATTTTCACTGGAAAATCGTACACTTACTGATATAATTCCTTTATCGGTTATCATAAATCCTTCTTTGGATTTCAGAGTCTGGGTGCCGTAACATCCATTCATATATTGAATTTTTACAGTCATATCTACACCGTCCAGGGTGTTGTTGAATATCGCAAATGTACCTTTTACTGGCTCTGTAGATTCCCATATAACAATGTTTTTGTTTAAAGGATACTCTATACCACCAAAAAAAGAATCGTCAAATTCACATTTTACTGGTTCCGGACAACAAACAGTTTTTGCGTTTTGGCACACTTGCTCCTGTATACAGAATACTATTCTGATTGAATAATCACTTGGGTCACCATTAATGAGTTCAGCAAATACTCCTTTCCAATCCGTAGTTCTTATGACAAATATTTTCTCACCCTCAATCGTTCTTACAATGTCTGGCTTTCCAAACCGTTTAATGGTTATTTTTGTTCTATATTGTGGCTGTCCATTGATCTCAAAAAATAATTCACCGTCTGTAGGAATTTTAGAAATCCATAAAGGAATTTTTTCTCCCAGAGTATTAATACCCGAGTCAATGAGTAAATTACAGGGAAGAGGTGTTGGACAGCATGAAGCTTTACATGTTTTTTGCAGAGGCATATCCTGTATACAATATCGTAAAATAAAGGAGCCTGATTGTGTAGGTAACGGATTTAATCTTATGGTAATCGTTTTGACCTCTTTAGCAGTAATTGTGAAAGTTTCACCAGATCCTATAATTCTTTCAAATGTTTTTTTATTATCAAATGCTATATTTAATGTCAATGTTCCATCATAACCGTTGGTGATGGAAAATGTTCCTTTTACGGGTATCAAAGATTCCCATATTTTTATATCCTGACTGGGTAGCTCTGGATGAAAAAAGATTAAACCGGCTTCACATTTTAAGGGGTCGTCACAGCATGAAGCAGCACTTTCTTCCTGGTGGCATAAGATAAAAGATAAAGATGAATTGGATGGGTCTATTTCTGAAGCAGTGACTGTTACTTTTCTAATATCATCAACAGCTAATACAAAAGGTATCTCACAACGATTTGTATTGCTTACATTCAGAGGAATATTTCTGACAATATCAGGTTTTTTGAAACGTTCGACTTTAATCGTAGCTGATGGATGTGCTGCCGGATCAAATGAAGCAAGGAACTTAAACGCTAAGGTTCCTTTGACAGGAAAGAAAGTTTCCCATGTAAGAAAGGGCTGTGCTTCCCAATGGAATATAAAACCTGAAAATTGGTCACATACAAGGGGGGGAGGACAACAATTTCCTTCTTTTGCTTTTACGAGGTCCAGGTCGCAATACATAAATTCAACTAAGGCAGTTTGATCTGGTGGTCCATTTTGAACTTGAACAGTTGCTTCAACCGCATTATCCACGGTAAGGACATGGACAGTTCCGCGGTTAACGGTTCTTGAAATCGTTGTTCCATCTGCCTGTATAATTTTGAAAACTGCAAATGCGCCTCCTGACATGCCTTGTGGATGCAAAATTAAAAAAAAGCTTCCCTTGGCAGGTTCTGTCGACTTCCATACGGTTACGGTTTCATTAAAGTTCATTATTCTAGAAAAATCTCCACTACATCGCGTTGGCTTTGGGGGGCAAAATTTTTTTGCCAACTCTGATGATGAAAATTGTAGGGCCATAAAACTTCACCTCTTTATTATTCTTTCTACTATCAATATATGTCGAACTGTGTCAAATTGGACATATTATTTTAGATTTTGGTGAATATAGAAGTATAGACAGGAGTACTTTATTTCGAGATAGAGTATGATGGGGGTTAACAGCGCAGTTGAAATTTAATCGTGTAGAAATTATACTGAATTGAGAGTTCAATGAGTGGAGTTATAAAAATGCATAAAGATATGAATCAATCAACAGTTTCAATAAGGAGGCAAAGTATGAAAGGTGCAACCAATTGTGAGTATTGTATAAACTATATCTATGATGAAGATTGGAACTGCTATCAATGCGATATTAATTTGGATGAAGATGAAATGAGAAAGTTTCTGACCGACTCTTTTTATGATTGTCCATACTTCCAGTTCAATGATGAGTATAAGATTGTAAGAAAGCAGATTTAGTCCCTTATCGGAAATTTTGTTACAGATGATATACAAATTACTAAAAACCATCCCCTGGTTTTTACAGAAACAAAATTATGTACGTACAAATTATTGTTATTGTAATCACATATGCAATACGGTATAATTGAGTAATATTCATCTAAGAAGATGAAATGTATAAGTGATTCATTATGTAATACTCACAAATGAGTTTCAATGTCATTTGATTTCAGTAATACATAATGCGAATAAGAACGATTGTTTAACAAAGGGGGATGGTTATGAAGGGTAATCTTAAACTAGTAATCTTATTGTTGTGCATGTTTTTAGCTGTTCTTTATTCCTACAGTGTCAGACCGGATGATTTTTCAACCATAGAAACACTCAAGTTTCCAACCGGGGAGGGCGCAACAGATATTGAAAAGACATTGTCCAGTCTTACCAAAGTTCAGGGGGCTGAAAATATGTACATGATGACTTATTATGGTGACTATCAGGAACAGCTGGAAAAGGACAGTAAACTTTTGATTGATTTAAAAACTGGAAGAGTTAAACCGAAATGCAGTTTGATCTCGCTCACAGCAGATAAAAACAATCCTATGTTCGGTAGAAATTTTGATTTTGCCAATAGTGGAATTATAATCACCCGTTACCAGCCGCCGAATAAATATGAGTCAATAGCATTTACGCCTTCCACAACAATCTTCCTTCCAAAAGATTTTGATCCTGAAAGGCTCTCCATGGAAGTGAAACAAAATGCATTACACACAGCGTTTCTTTCTACCTGTGGAATGAATGAAAAGGGGCTTGTTGTAGCCTTAGCATCCACTGCCTCCGTTCCCACAAAGGAAGAAAAGGGCTTAAAATTCGTTTATAAGACTTTGTGGCTAAGAGAGTTGTTAGATAATGCCAAAGATGTTGAAGAAGCTGTGGAAATTACAAAAACTCTCAGGGCGTTTGATGAGTTGAATGATATTCAGCATCATATGCTTGTAGCAGACGCAAAGGGAAATTCCGTTGCCATTGAGTTTGCAAAAGGAGACTGGCGTTTTTTCTATGAAGAAAACCCGTGGCAAGTGGTGACGAACTCAGCTCTTTATAATAGAACCCATGAAGAAAAAGAAAAAATGTGCTGGAGATATAAAAAAGCTTCTAAAATACTTGAAGAGCTTGGCGGAAGGGGAGACTGGCAGGATACCATGAGGACCTTAAAAGCAGTAACTCAAGGACAGCCCATCGATAACAGTTCTACAGGTACATTATTTTCCTTTGCAGCGGATATATCCAATAGGACGATATATCTTTGTACTCATAGTGAGTATGACAAGGTTTATAAATTCGGTTTTGAATAAAATTATGGAACGAAATAGTATTTTTTTCGTCTAATAATCAAAAGATAAATTTATTCCCTTATTTAATAATGATCGTAGTATGCGTTGGTTTTTAGTAGAAAAATGATTAAATCGTGAATAGTTTAAGGAGGGATCGGATGTATTTTAAAAAGAATATTTTGTTTATAGGTATAGTTATAATGATTCTTATGTTTACAGGCTGTGCCAATAAAAAAGCTCAGGAAGAAAAGCCTCAGGATTCACAAAACATATCTGAAGATACAGATAAAGAAGTGGCTACTGAGCTCACAAAAGAGCAAGCAGTTGAAATCGAAAAAGAATTTTTTAAGCGGGTTCTTGATTTAAAAATGAATGAAGAGACTTATGAAATCCTTGATTTTCATAACAAAGAAGATTTAATCAGCTATGTATCTGAAGTAGCAGACAAAAAGCTGGCTGATGACTTTGTCAATGGGTTATATGAAGAGAAAAATGGCAAGTTGTATATCATACCCAAAGGTGGTCCAGCTGCAATTGTGGAGGATTCTCCTTTTGAACTGAATAGATTGGATGAGTATACTTATGAGCTTATTCAAGAGGAAGAAGATATGTTGAGAGGACCGTATAAGCTGACGGTTGAATACAAGTATTTGGATAATGCCTGGAAAATGAGCAGCAGGAAAGAAGAGCAGAGAATTGTTGAAGAAAATAACATCGATGAAAATACTGAGGCTGCTGATCAGGAAATTAAGGAAATCGCACAAAAGGTGATCTATGCTATCAGCACCAAAGATGGACAAACAATATCTGAATATGTTCATCCGGAAAAAGGTGTTCGATTTACACCTTATACCCATGTATCTTTAGAAGAAGACGTGGTGTTTAGCAAAGAGGAGATGAAGACTTTTTTTGAAAATCAGAATCTCTATCTATGGGGATATTATGACGGCAGTGGAGAGGAAATTAAGTTGACTCCCAAAGACTACTATGAGAAATTTATATACTCTGAAGATTTTATAAATGCCCCGGAAATAGGTTATAATGAAGTCCTGAGTTTCGGAAATATGTTAGAAAATCAGTTTGAAGTGTATGATGATCCTATGGTAGTGGAATATTATTTCCCCGGATTCAATCCAGAATACGAAGGTATGGACTGGAAAAGCCTTAGACTGGTTTTTGAGAAATACGAAGGAAGTTATCGATTGGTAGGTATTATCCATAATCAATGGACTATTTAAAAAAACGGAGTACATCGCAAAGTTTTGTTTCAAACTTATCGGTGTACTCTTTTTGCATTCTTCAAGATATAGGTGCAGACAGGAAAGAGTTTCGCCTGCGAAACTCTCGCGCCGAGCGCGGTCGGCAAAGACGACAAAATACAATACTCGCGAGTGTGCATTCTGCCCGGAGGGCTTTTTATTGCATAGGAAATCTGGAGGAATTTCCTATGCAATAAAAAAATAGGGCAATGAATGCCCTGAACTGCATAAAGTAAAGTTATAATATTAGACAATTCAATAATATAAAAATCAAGCAAACCTGTCAACATAATCAATATTACATTTTCATTACAATAATTACGCCGTGGCTTTTATGCTATTGACATCAATTGTAATTTTATGTACACTTAATAAAGTAACTTAATAAAGTTAACTTATTTAAGTGTTAGAAGGCTATTTATTTGGTAAAAGGAAACGAGGTGGTATTATAATTGTTAAAAGCGAACCGTGCTCAGATGAAAGAAATCAATAAGAACCTTTTAAGGCAAACTTTAAAAGAATACAGAAAAGCTACCAAACCGGAATTGGCCGCATTAACTCATTTAAGTGTGGTTACCGTTAATTCTCTAATCAGTGAAATGGTTGCTTCAGGAGAAGTAATAGAAGGAGATGAAGTACCTTCCAATGGAGGCAGGCCGTCAAGGCAGTATGTCTATAACGGTAATTATAGAAAAGCTCTAATTATTTATGGCTATGAACATCATAACAAAGATTTATTTCACATGTTGATTATTAATGCATTTGGGGAATGTATTGAACGTAAAACAGACTATTTTTCCAATGTAGGTATAAATAGTTTTGACATCTGGATAGAAAATGCTTTTAAAGTCCATGAAAATATTTGTGCCATCGTATTTGGGCTTCCCGGAGCAGAAGAGAATGGCGTGATTTATGTCAATGATTACTCCGGAATTATTGGAGATAAGTTCTTGTCTTATTATCAATCCAAATATGGAGTGCCTGTGCTCTATGAGAATGACATCAATGCTACCGTCTATGGCTTTTATACAAAGCAGAACAGCCATACAGTACAAACTGTGGTTGGGCTCTATTACCCACGTATTTATGGACCAGGGGCTGGTGTGGTTATAAAGGAGGAGATCTATAAGGGATGTAAGAATTTTGCCGGAGAAGTTAATTGGCTCCCTCTAAAGCCTTCATGGAATGAAGTGAATTATGATAACCCTGAAGAAGTCGTACTTATGCTTAGCCAAATCATAGTTGTATACAGTTGTGTACTGGCCCCGGAACGCATTGTATTTTATGGAGACTTTTTAACAGAGGAGATTTTGGAAAGACTATTGCTGCGTGTTCAAGAGCTTCTTAAAGGACATTTCCTGCCCCATATTCAATTTGAAAAGAGTATCGAAAAAGATTTTGAGACAGGGATGATTCAAATCGCATATAAGGAATTACAAAAAAGAGAGGGGATTATTGAATGGTATTAACAGTTTTATTAATCATTATTTATATGGCATTTATAAGTCTTGGATTACCGGATTCACTTTTAGGTTCGGCATGGCCGACGATGTATCCTAATATGGGAGTGCCCATTTCTTATGCAGGGATTGTTTCGATGATTATAACCGGAGGAACGATTGTATCAAGTTTGTTAAGTGACAGGGTTATTAGAAAATTTGGAACCGGATTAGTTACCGTTACCAGCGTACTTATGACGGCACTGGCATTATTGGGATTTTCAATAAGCAATACGTTTTATCAGCTCTGTTTGTTTGCAATACCATTAGGACTTGGAGCAGGTTCTATCGATGCAGCACTTAATAATTTTGTAGCGCTTCATTATAAAGCAAAGCATATGAGCTGGCTACATTGTTTTTGGGGAGTCGGCGCTATGACTGGTCCAATCATCATGTCCTATTTCCTGGAACGAGGGATTATTTTTCAGATGGGCTATCGTACTGTCGCAATGATTCAGATTGTTTTAACAATCGTGTTGCTTGTAACTTTACCCTTATGGAAAAAGATTTCCTCAACCCATAATGAAGAACTCCATGCCAAAGAATCTAACCCAAAGGAGCTAAGTCAAAAGGTCATAAGCAAGAAAGAGCTTTTACAGCTGCCGGGGGCAAAACAAGCCTTATTAGCATTTTTCTGCTACTGCGCCATAGAAGCAACCCTGGGGTTATGGGGCAGCAGTTTTGTAAACATTGTTCATGGAGTACCTGCAGAAACAGCAGCAAAATGGGCTTCACTTTTCTATTTTGGTATTACTTTTGGCAGGTTTTTATCAGGCTTTGTTACCTTAAAACTGAATAATCGCCAGATGATTTATTTGGGAGAGGCCTTGCTTGCCGTAGGCATTATTATGATTATGCTGCCGTTAGGGCAGTTTACTGCAGTCATTGGTTTGGTTATGGGGGGAGTCGGGTGTGCACCTATTTTTCCTAGTATGCTGCATGAAACCCCTGTAAACTTCGGAGAAGAATATTCTCAGTCCATTATGGGTGTACAAATGGCATGTGCTTATGTAGGCAGTACGTTTATGCCGCCTCTCTTTGGTGTTTTAGCATCACACATAAGTTATTCTATTATGCCTTTCTATGCCGGAGGTATATTATTGATTATGGTTGCAGCAATAAAAATGTTAAATAAACGTGTAGATAAGAAAAGACTTACAGAAAAGGTGATCCTATCATGAAGATTCAATCCATTACTTCTAATTCTGTTGTATATACTTATGATAGTCTGAAAGAGTATCTTACAAATGTTTTTGTGATTGAAACATCTTCAAAAGTCTTTGTTGTCGATACCTTTTGCGGTTCAAAGTCCATGGAACCCATACTTAACAGAATAAATACACATTATAAAAGTAAAGAAATTATAGTGATTAACACCCATTTCCATTGGGATCATGTATGGGGCAATGTTAGTTTTAAAGGTCACGACATTATAAGCCACGAACTCTGCAGAAAGCTCCTGGAGGAACAATGGGAAACCCAGCTGGAAAGCAATCAGCAATTTATTGAAGGCAGCGCAGAAAAATGCCTTCCTAATCTGACCTTCAAAGATAAGTTGATCTTTCATGAAGAAGGCATTGAGCTATTTTATAGTCCCGGTCACACCATAGACAGCATATCTATTTTTGATCATAATGAAAAAGTACTGTATGTGGGGGATAACTTAGAAAAACCTATTATTTATGTGGAGAGTGAAGATATTAAGACATATATTCATACATTAAAAAATTATCTTAGCTATAAACCTAAGAAAATTTTCGCAGGGCATACCTTGGATTTACAAGAAGAGGATATCTATCACGCGATTGATTATCTACAGGGCCTATCTGAAGGAAAGAAATTTAGCTTTCAATCTGATTATGAAAGAAAAATTCATCGTCAGAATATGGAGACATTAAATATGCTATTATAATGATATGGTATTCATAAATAAAGGTCTCATACCCATTCATACTTGAGTATGCTATAATATAGAAATAGTCAATCTTTGTAAAATAGGCAGGTGAAATATATGAATATGGATATACGTTGGAAGCAAAGATTTTCTAACTATAAAAAAGCAGCACAGCAACTCACTGAATTTATAGAAAAAGGAGAACTTAATAAATTTGAAGTTCAAGGATTAATTCAATGTTTTGAATATACTTTTGAACTCGCGTGGAAGACTATGAAAGACTATTTAGAAGAAGAGGGATTTGAAGTTAAAAGTCCCAGAAGTACTATACAAACCGCTTTTCAAATTCAACTAGTTAACGACGGACATGCCTGGATTGATGCTTTAAACAAAAGAAATCTTATGGCTCATACTTATGATGAAGAAGTTGCAAAGGAAGCAGAGCAACTTATAAAAGAAAAATATTATCCGATCATAAAAGAGCTCCTGCATACATTGGAGGAAGAGCTATGAGTTTTGGCCTAAAAGAATCCGATTTAGAATATATTATTAATGTTCTCGGTGTTTTCACAGAAATAGAGAAAGCTGTAATTTTTGGGTCTCGAGCAAAGGGAAATTATAAGCCTGGTTCTGACATAGATATCGCAATTTTTGGAGATAAAATAACCTTTGATACTCTATCAAAACTCCATGCAATGTTAGAAGATGAAGGTCCATTGCCTTATTTTTTTGATATTGTGGATTATACTCATTCAGAACATAAAGAACTGAAGAATCATATTGAGAGGGTAGGACAAATAATTTACCAAAGAAGGTAATCATCAATTCCAAACATTGAGGAAAAATAGTCATCTTTTGAGGTTGAATATAATAAACCTTGATAGACAATATCGGGGACGTTTGTAACCTGATAAATATGTCCTGAGGTCAGTTCTACTTCCAGAAGTTGAGTTGATGCATCATAGCCTATACTCTTGATTTTCTCTGAATTAACATCTGTTCTTTCCAATTTGTTCACTCCTTATCAATAATGTATTCGCTTATAGTATAACCATCTCTTAAATAAACTTACTATGCAGTTATTAAAAAAATAAGCCTTTTATAATGCTTATTGATCATCTTTACTAGATGTGCTATACTGAAACAAATTTAAGGAAAAGAGGCATATGAATGTTTATTGTAAAAATGAGACTCCGTTATTTAGTTTAATCATAACTAAATAGAAAATAAGGTTAAAAGACCTATACTTTGTTTTAGGTTTATTTCTCGAGCCTTATTTTAGGATTCTTGTGATGAACATTCATATACTTTTTAGCTGTATCTTTATAAAGACATTAAGAAAACACTGCCTTAATGCAGTTTTGGTGTTCTGTTATTATTGAAATATAAAGGTTGCAGGTGAACTTTGTTCATTTGCAGCCTTTTTGTTACATAGGAAGTTCCTCCGGATTTCCTATGTCATAAAAATCCCTCCGGGTAGGATGCACACTCGCGCGTATTGTATTTTGTCGGCTTTGCCGACCGCGCTCGGCGCGAGAGTTTCGTAAGCGAAACTCTTTCTGTATTGTGAATGTTCATTTTCAGAAATTTGTGTTGTCTTCACAATGCATAAGTACTTGGAAAAGAGGAGGTATTCTAATGAGGCTTAACGGCGGCATTTTTCATATCAGACTAAGAGGTTAAAAAGGAGTCATGATGCATCCTTTTTAATCAGAAAAAAGGACTCCTGAAATCATGACTCTGTATTAAATCAAAAATGTTAAGAGTTAAGATTTCGAGAGGAGAAATAGATATGATGAAAGAAACTACAAATTGGAAATATAAATTTTTTACAATATGGTTTGGTCAAGCAGTATCTCTGATTACCAGTGCTATTTTGCAAATGGCGATTGTTTTTTATCTTACAGAAAAAACAGGATCGGCTATGGTATTATCCATTGCTACATTGATAGGGTTTTTGCCCTATGCCGTTTTTGGTCCTGCCATTGGTGTATTGGTTGACCGATATGATAGAAAGAAGATCATGATTGGGGCAGATTTAGTTATTGCAATAGCTGCTGCAGCTTTAGCAATCGTTGCTAAATACATGGAACCGCCAATTTGGATGGTTATGGTGGTACTATTTATCCGTAGTATTGGTACGGCATTCCATTCTCCGGCACTGAGTGCGGTAACGCCTCTTTTGGTTCCGGAAGAGCAATTGACTAAATGTGCAGGGTATAGTCAATCCATGCAATCGATCAGTTATATTGTCAGTCCGGCAATTGCAGCTTTTCTATATTCCATTTGGGATTTGAATTGGATTATAGCGATAGATGTTTTGGGAGCAGTTATCGCCTGCATAACAGTAGCCTTTGTTTATATTCCGAAATTGAATCCAGAACTGCAAGAAAGAAAATATTTTATGGAAGAATTAAAAGATGGCTTTAATGTTCTAAGACAAAATAAGGGGTTATATGCTTTACTTTTAGTCGGTACTTTATACATGTTTGTATACATGCCTATAAATGCTTTGTACGCTCTTATGAGCATGAGTTATTTTGGGGGAACTCCTTATCATGTTTCGATTACGGAGATAGCTTATGCTTCCGGTATGTTGGCAGGGGGAATGCTGCTGGGAGTTATCGGAGGTTTAAAAAAGCGAATTCCTCTAATCACTGCATCTATATTATTAATGGGTGTCAGCTTGACGATTTCCGGGTTCCTTCCTACCAATGGATTTATCGTATTTGCAGTTTGCTGTGGACTCATGGGATTTTCCGTTCCTTTTTACAGTGGAGTTCAGATGGCTCTTTATCAGGAAAAAATACAACCTGAATATTTAGGGCGAGTATTTTCTCTTACTGGAAGCATTGTATCCCTTGCTATGCCTTTGGGATTAATTCTGTCAGGATTATTCGCAGACAGAATTGGAGTCAATCATTGGTCTTTCATATCTGGTGTTATCATTATTGGCATTGGAATAATCTGTCCGATGATTCCGTCTATAAGAAAACTGGATTTATAAAACAGCAATTGAATTGGATATCTGCTTGAAGCGGATGTCCTTTTTGTTCTAAATATTGCAAGATTTAAAGAGGTAGGATAGTATAAAATTAGATAGGGAAAAATGTTTAAGAAAGAGAGGGTTATATGAAACTAAAAGACAAAAGATTTAAGAAGATCTTTTCAATTGCAGCAGCTGCTGCATTATTAGCCCTTTTTTCTATATGGCAGAATAATGGAATCGTTATAACCCATTATCAATATACCAATCATAAAATCCCCGAGGGTTTTGATAACTTTACGATTGTTCAGGTTTCTGATTTACACAATAAAGATTTCCATGGAAGATTATCAGAAAAAATTAAAGCAATAAACCCTGATATGATTGTAATTACGGGAGATTTAATTGACAGGAGAAATACGAATATTGATGTTGCAGTACAATTCATAGAAGAGATCATACAAACAGCACCAATCTACTATGTTTCAGGAAATCATGAGCAGTTATCCGAAATATTTGGGGAGCTAAAAGAGGAATTAAATCAACGAAATGTAAACATCATTGACAACACATTTGAAGTGTTAAATAGAAATGGAGACAGGATTGGATTAATGGGCATAGCCGATCCGGCAATTCATCAAACGGAGCGTTCTTATCTTTGGTATGACAGCAGTGCATATGTAAGAAGTAGTATTGAAGCTTTATATAAAAGTATAGATACAGAATTTAACATTCTTCTTTCCCACAGACCGGAATTATTTGATGTGTATGAAGAAATGAAAGTGGACTTGGTTTTCAGTGGACATGCCCATGGGGGACAAGTAAGAATTCCTTTAGTTGGAGGATTGGTTGCACCAAACCAAGGTTTTTTTCCAAAATATACGGAGGGGATGTATACCAATGGAACGACATCCATGATTGTAAGCAGGGGATTAGGAAACAGTATTATTCCCCTCCGAATTTTGAACCGACCGGAATTAGTAGTCGTTACTTTAAACAGATAAATGGACTGTTTTTATACTATATCATGAGTGTTTAGTAGGCATGATGTGCCTCGGCAGCTTCTGCATCGGCTTTTGTTCTATGCACCGTACCATGGGGATGTTGTGGGGGTGCATAGATGGAATACAATTTTATTGGTGTACGACCGGTATTGATTAGATTATGCCATTTTCCGGCAGGTATGATGATTGCATAATCATCGGATACTCTTGCTTCAAAATCCAATCTGTCTTTCCGATCTCCCATTCTAACAATTCCTTGACCCGATTCAATACGGATAAATTGATCAAGATTGGGGTGGACTTCTAATCCAATATCTTCTCCAACACCAATGCTCATTAAGGTAACCTGTAAGTGTTTTCCTGTCCAGAGAGCAGTGCGAAAGGCAGTATTTTGTTTTGACGCTTCCTCAATATCCACTACAAAAGGTTTTGGACCGTGATCTTTTAAGTCAATCAAATGTGGTGGGTTCATCGGATAATTATATGGAGAATAAAAAGGAGCATAGGGGTTCGGAAAGTTTGGGTGATACATAGGCTGTTGATTGAAGTTAGGATAAGAATAATTGTTCTGCATATTATTGGGATACATCTGTGTGTTCATGTAGTTATGATATGGATACGGCTGATATCCATGATACATATGATTCATCCCTTTCATAGGTTTTGTAATATTATATGAATAATGGTAAAAAAAGTAACACAATATTTCCTAAATGCGGCTTTGCCGCTTTTTTAATTGCATAGGAAATTCCTCCATATTTCTTATACAATAAAAAGCCCTCCGGGTATAATGCACACTCGCGCGTATTGTATTTTGTCGGCTTTGCCGACCACGCTCGGCGCGAGAGTTTCGCAGGCGAAACTCTTTCTGTATGCCCTTTGTATCCATGCATAGATCATACATATATGGATTAAACTAACTAGAAATATCCTATTATATGTTTATAAGTTGGTGGACAGTATGAATAAACGACTGGGAGATATTTTAATTAATGGTGGTTTGATTACCAAGAAACAACTGGATGAGGCATTAAAAGAACGATCTGCAAGCAATAAAAAATTAGGTGAAGTATTGATCGAACTGGGGTATGTTACGGAGAAAGATATATTAAAGACCCTGGAAATTCAATTGGGGATACCCAGGATTAATTTGGAGAAAGAATTGATTAATCCAGAGG
The genomic region above belongs to Defluviitalea saccharophila and contains:
- the mef(A) gene encoding macrolide efflux MFS transporter Mef(A), coding for MKETTNWKYKFFTIWFGQAVSLITSAILQMAIVFYLTEKTGSAMVLSIATLIGFLPYAVFGPAIGVLVDRYDRKKIMIGADLVIAIAAAALAIVAKYMEPPIWMVMVVLFIRSIGTAFHSPALSAVTPLLVPEEQLTKCAGYSQSMQSISYIVSPAIAAFLYSIWDLNWIIAIDVLGAVIACITVAFVYIPKLNPELQERKYFMEELKDGFNVLRQNKGLYALLLVGTLYMFVYMPINALYALMSMSYFGGTPYHVSITEIAYASGMLAGGMLLGVIGGLKKRIPLITASILLMGVSLTISGFLPTNGFIVFAVCCGLMGFSVPFYSGVQMALYQEKIQPEYLGRVFSLTGSIVSLAMPLGLILSGLFADRIGVNHWSFISGVIIIGIGIICPMIPSIRKLDL
- a CDS encoding metallophosphoesterase, translated to MKLKDKRFKKIFSIAAAAALLALFSIWQNNGIVITHYQYTNHKIPEGFDNFTIVQVSDLHNKDFHGRLSEKIKAINPDMIVITGDLIDRRNTNIDVAVQFIEEIIQTAPIYYVSGNHEQLSEIFGELKEELNQRNVNIIDNTFEVLNRNGDRIGLMGIADPAIHQTERSYLWYDSSAYVRSSIEALYKSIDTEFNILLSHRPELFDVYEEMKVDLVFSGHAHGGQVRIPLVGGLVAPNQGFFPKYTEGMYTNGTTSMIVSRGLGNSIIPLRILNRPELVVVTLNR
- a CDS encoding cupin domain-containing protein, translated to MYHGYQPYPYHNYMNTQMYPNNMQNNYSYPNFNQQPMYHPNFPNPYAPFYSPYNYPMNPPHLIDLKDHGPKPFVVDIEEASKQNTAFRTALWTGKHLQVTLMSIGVGEDIGLEVHPNLDQFIRIESGQGIVRMGDRKDRLDFEARVSDDYAIIIPAGKWHNLINTGRTPIKLYSIYAPPQHPHGTVHRTKADAEAAEAHHAY